tatttaaaggCTCTTTTTCGTCGTTGGTGAAACATGCCGTTTTGAAATATGGATATATTTTTGCAGCGCTTAGCCATTCTGTAATCTAGACCATTAAGTATTTCGGGACATTGCACCAACTTCCTTGAATAACAGAATGCTAATATCCTCGCGACGATTGCCGCTCCATTGGAGGACCAGACCCACCATCTATCAACTTAAGTTCGAGCTCAGTCGCACTGTAGAGGTGCGAGTCGCACTACGCCTCGGGCGATCGGATATCAGGACCCCCAGCGCATCCCAGTTCAGCAGGATCTACGGGCCCGAAAGAGTATAAATATCGCAGTTTCTTGTCCTCTATCGGAGTACTTGACTCCAGGGTGCACATCTTAGAATCATCGCATCACGGAAACATACAGAATGCAGGCAGCGCAAGCTTCAAACCCCGACAGCCATTGCACCTTGAACCTGGATGCTCTGATTGTTGGCTCAGGGTTTTCCGGCATCTACCTCCTCCACAAGCTACGCGACGAGCTGGGGCTGAACGTCAAAGTATTCGAAGCAGAGGCCGACATTGGCGGAACATGGAACAATAACCGCTACCCGGGTGCAAGAGTCGACTGTCCAATCCCCCTGTACGCATATTCATTGCCCAAGGTGTGGCAGTCCTGGACTTGGACGGAGCTATACCCTGGCCAGAAGGAAATAAAGGCCTACTTTGACCATGTTGATCGCGTGCTGGGTGTGCGGAAGGATTGTCTGTTTGAGTCTATGGTCAACGGGGGCACGTTCGATCCGTCGGCCGATCGATGGACGGTTCGAACTGCTGATGGGAAGGTTGCGACGGCCAAGTATCTGATTGTGGCCGTGGGCTTTGCTTCGAAATCGTACTTGCCAGATTGGAAAGGGCTGCACTCGTTCCAGGGGACGATTTACCACTCGGCTCACTGGCCGGAAACAGAAGAAGTCAACGTTAGAGGGAAGAAAGTGGCAGTCATTGGAACAGGCTCGACAGGCATCCAGATTTTCCAAGAGTGGGCCAAGGTCGCGGAAGAAGCGTTTCTCTTCCAGAGGACGCCAAACCTCTGCCTACCCATGAGGCAGCAGGAATTGGATGCGAGTCAGCAGGCGAAAGACAAAAGGGGGTATACAAGCTATCTGGCCGAGTGTGCGGCAACCTTTGGCGGGCTAGATTACCAGCCAACCCCCAAGAATACGTTTGATGCTTCCGAAGAGGAGAGGCAGGCGTTCTGGGAGAGCCTCTATCAACTGGGCGGGTTTAGACTCTGGCAAAACAACTACCAGGACTTCGTTACCAGCCTTTCTGCCAACCGCGAGGCATACGACTTCTGGGCCCGGAAGACACGCGAGAGAATCCATGATCCTAAGAAGCGAGACCTTTTGGCTCCATTAGAGCCCCCACACCCATTTGGAGCCAAACGACCATCTCTCGAACAGGACTTCTACGAGCAGTTCAACAAGTCGAATGTCCATATTGTTGATACGAAGAGCCACCCGATTGTCGCGGTCACACCTACTGGGATTGCCACCTCCGACGGAAGGATCCACGAAGTCGATATCATCGCCGTGGCAACTGGATTTGATGCAGTAACTGGGGGCCTGCTGCGCATGGGTCTCAGAGACAACAACGGAGTTGGTCTCGACGAACGCTGGAAAGACGGCATGTCCACCTATCTCGGCATGGCCATTAGCGGGTTTCCAAACATGTTCCTCCCATATAGCCTTCA
This genomic interval from Aspergillus puulaauensis MK2 DNA, chromosome 7, nearly complete sequence contains the following:
- a CDS encoding flavin-containing monooxygenase (COG:Q;~EggNog:ENOG410PFFP;~InterPro:IPR036188,IPR023753;~PFAM:PF07992,PF13450;~go_function: GO:0016491 - oxidoreductase activity [Evidence IEA];~go_process: GO:0055114 - oxidation-reduction process [Evidence IEA]), producing MQAAQASNPDSHCTLNLDALIVGSGFSGIYLLHKLRDELGLNVKVFEAEADIGGTWNNNRYPGARVDCPIPLYAYSLPKVWQSWTWTELYPGQKEIKAYFDHVDRVLGVRKDCLFESMVNGGTFDPSADRWTVRTADGKVATAKYLIVAVGFASKSYLPDWKGLHSFQGTIYHSAHWPETEEVNVRGKKVAVIGTGSTGIQIFQEWAKVAEEAFLFQRTPNLCLPMRQQELDASQQAKDKRGYTSYLAECAATFGGLDYQPTPKNTFDASEEERQAFWESLYQLGGFRLWQNNYQDFVTSLSANREAYDFWARKTRERIHDPKKRDLLAPLEPPHPFGAKRPSLEQDFYEQFNKSNVHIVDTKSHPIVAVTPTGIATSDGRIHEVDIIAVATGFDAVTGGLLRMGLRDNNGVGLDERWKDGMSTYLGMAISGFPNMFLPYSLQAPTAFANGPSLIELQGDWIANLISKMEKEKVQSVVATPEAESAWNDEVNAITNMTLLPLAESWYMGSNIPGKPVQSLNYLGGLPTYRDKCARVLQEDFYGFWKA